ACCGTCTGCATTTAACACGGTGTAGGTACCTTCTTTGTTTTTCTTAGCATAAAGAGCAGGAGACACCACTTGAATTTTCATTTCTGCGGTTACGCCCTCGTAGTTTAAGAGAACGGTTTGGCGAGAAACATTGTCTGCATAGTAAAATCCGTCCTCAATCCGACCGTTTTGATCTTTTAAAGATAAAATGACTTCGGAAGGATCCACCTGCATGGGATCTCCGTTTTCGTTATATACAGTGTAGCTTAATTTTTTCGGAATATTTTTAAAGGTAATGGTATCTTCTGTGTGAATACCGTATGCCTTGGGATTCTCACTTTGAGGTACGATTCCAACTCCGTTGGCAATAGCACGTTCGTAGCCGCCTGATAGGGGATGGATATATTCCAGTTCGCCTGTTTCATTATTTTTTACAGCGCATTGGGTGGAACCGCCACCGTCTAATGCCACAGCATAGTAAGCTCCCTGTGCTTTACATAGCTCTGCCATTTTTTGCAAGGTAAGGCCATTTTGGTTTACTGCGGTAATCATCCACAAGGTTTTTCCGTCTTCGGAAATGCCGATAGCAGGGAAAGACGTGGAATATTTCGGATAAGACATTTTCTTCACCACTTCGCCTTGTTCCACCAGAAGAGAACCGCCGCCCACGGTGAAATCAGGTAAGAATGCAAGTTGAGGAGTGGTTACAATTTCCAAGGTAACTTCATCTCCCACCTGCACCTGATCAAACAGGGTGGTAAGGTCGGATAAACCTGCCAAAACAAAACCATTTTCGGGAATGGTAACGGGAGGCATATCGCGGCGAATTTCGGTTAAAATGTTATCTTCAATGACTAATTCCACTAAAGTTCCGTGTGAGCCTAAGGATTCTTTTCCCCAGTGGCTGTCAAAGATGGCTACTCCTTCCAAAGAGGAATATTTGTTATAGGTTTTGACAAATTCAAACACTTCGTTGCGGAAGCCGATTTTAATCTGATTGGAGAAAATATCAAAGGAATACTGATGATCATCCTTGTAAGAAAAGGAATACACCTGTTCTTCCAAGGCGTTGGAAAGAAGTTTACCGTCTTTTTGGTTGTAGCCCACGGCAGAGCCTTCATTGGCTCCGTCGGAACGGTTAAAATAGTCTGCATTCACAATGACTGCCGCACCGTTTTCTTCCCCGATTGCACGGGTAGGTTTTAAGGTGCTTCCCCCCTCGGAAGGATACAAAAGATCCAGTTCTATATTGGGGTTTGTCAGGTCGCATTTCACTACCTGATAATCAAAAAAACCTCCGTTTTCAATAGTGGATATTTTTGTCACCCACACACCTGTGAGGGGACTGTATGTAGATTTTTTGACGATGTTTTCATTGGTTTCATCAGCAAAGGCTGTTGCTGTTACAACAAAAATTGCCAGCAATATCAGCGTAAATGTTTTTTGAATGATTTTAAAATTTCTCAATGGTTTTATGCTCCTTTCTAAAATCAGCTTCACTGTTTGGACGAAATCGGAAGGTGAAAAGTTCGTTTTTTTATCGTAGTTGTTTGAGATGATTGTAATCGAGGGATAGTTTTTTGTCAATACCAATTAAAAAAAATGTGTCCCAATCACAGAATTTTCATCATTATTTTTTAGAATATTTCCGAAAAACCTTGACGAAACCGCAAAAATACAGTAAAATGGAAGATGTGAAAGAATGGATATTTTGTGTCTGTATTCGGAAAGGAGTTGGCAAAGCTTTGAAACGTTTGGTCGCAGTTTTTTTAGCTCTTGTTATGCTTTTTATGCAAAACGTCTCCGGTTTTTCCCGTGAAGTTTCTACTTACGATGTACTTCTGAATATGGATCCCATTCTGATTGAACGTTTCTTGGAAAGCGGACTTTCAGAAGAAATGATTCGTTCTTTTATGGGTGTGCTGGATGAGGAAGCAGACAAGCTCCAAAAACCGGAGGACAGAGAAACTTTGGAAAATTATTTTCTCTCTTTGCTTCTTTTGTATATTTTTCAGCAGGAAAAATATTTACCCGTGATGGTTGCTTTTGACCAATATTTTCAGGATGAAGTGAATTATATCGCAGAAACCGGACGTGTACCGGAGAGTATGGAAATCTTTTTCCTGTCGGTAATGGGGAATAATATTGCTTATGTTCCACCGGCAGACGAAGATCCTGAAATTGACCCCGAAACCGGACTGGAACCGGAAGAAACTCCCACGCCAACGCCACCGCCGCCGTTACCTTTTAACGATATGGCGGGATTTGAGTGGTCTGTTCCTGCAGTGCAGTACCTAAAAGATAACAGTTATGTCAGCGGTTATGCTGATGGTAGCTTCCGACCGGAAAATCCTATGACCCGTGCAGAGCTTTGTTCGTTGGTAACCGATGTTTTCTTGGATACCGGATATCATTATGCATCCAGCAGCTTTCCTGATGTAAACCCGTCAGATTGGTTTTATCGGGATTTGTTGACGGCAGAGTATTTTTCGTTATTCCAATGGATTTATGAAGGGGAATTTTGTCCCGATGAGTTTGTTACCCGTCAGGAAATGTGTGCTGTGATTTACCGTGCATACCGCCGAAAAGAATCAGAACTGGCGCGGTTGCAACCTCGTTACGATTTTTTGGATTTCGCTCAGATTTCCAACTATGCCTACGACCCCATTGTTCGATTGCAGCAGGCAGGTTGCGTAAACGGATATGAAAACGGTAAATTTTTACCGTTGAAGCTTGCCACCCGTGCAGAGGCGGCAAAAGTGATTGCTGCGGTGTTATGGTTACCGTAGATCTATGAGTGGAAAGGATGTATCATTCTATGAAGAAAGTCATATTGTTGTTATTATTGATGTGTGTGGCTACGGTTGGGGTATTCGCTCAGCCTGTGGCGATTCCGAATCCTACGGCTACTCCGCAACCCGGTGCGGTTCCCGGCAGTACTGAAGTTGCACCCATCATGGAAGGGGATACTGCG
This portion of the Oscillospiraceae bacterium genome encodes:
- a CDS encoding phosphodiester glycosidase family protein, with product MRNFKIIQKTFTLILLAIFVVTATAFADETNENIVKKSTYSPLTGVWVTKISTIENGGFFDYQVVKCDLTNPNIELDLLYPSEGGSTLKPTRAIGEENGAAVIVNADYFNRSDGANEGSAVGYNQKDGKLLSNALEEQVYSFSYKDDHQYSFDIFSNQIKIGFRNEVFEFVKTYNKYSSLEGVAIFDSHWGKESLGSHGTLVELVIEDNILTEIRRDMPPVTIPENGFVLAGLSDLTTLFDQVQVGDEVTLEIVTTPQLAFLPDFTVGGGSLLVEQGEVVKKMSYPKYSTSFPAIGISEDGKTLWMITAVNQNGLTLQKMAELCKAQGAYYAVALDGGGSTQCAVKNNETGELEYIHPLSGGYERAIANGVGIVPQSENPKAYGIHTEDTITFKNIPKKLSYTVYNENGDPMQVDPSEVILSLKDQNGRIEDGFYYADNVSRQTVLLNYEGVTAEMKIQVVSPALYAKKNKEGTYTVLNADGYQRIISAEEYQNSKNISLVETFPTVDTMADNLGLPKSLSVYGGRKQYKTIWDKLLSEKVMEKYTNTLYPFQSKQIEHPDIEIITVDNLEGQIINSRMSEWNRFVAALQTQKKNIIICLEDPISFSRQQEEDLFFHLLSEATQQGKNILVIHRDDKTELKSLKDGVRVLSVAYDNLTTKSFLETPSQFLTIHYNSNQMTYEIVSNQLFYPRKLNEDISPIASENIED
- a CDS encoding S-layer homology domain-containing protein, coding for MTKPQKYSKMEDVKEWIFCVCIRKGVGKALKRLVAVFLALVMLFMQNVSGFSREVSTYDVLLNMDPILIERFLESGLSEEMIRSFMGVLDEEADKLQKPEDRETLENYFLSLLLLYIFQQEKYLPVMVAFDQYFQDEVNYIAETGRVPESMEIFFLSVMGNNIAYVPPADEDPEIDPETGLEPEETPTPTPPPPLPFNDMAGFEWSVPAVQYLKDNSYVSGYADGSFRPENPMTRAELCSLVTDVFLDTGYHYASSSFPDVNPSDWFYRDLLTAEYFSLFQWIYEGEFCPDEFVTRQEMCAVIYRAYRRKESELARLQPRYDFLDFAQISNYAYDPIVRLQQAGCVNGYENGKFLPLKLATRAEAAKVIAAVLWLP